The genomic interval ACCATGACGAACCCAGTCACCAGGCGGGCGGACGCCGAGCGTTTCAGGACGCTCCACCACGGGCAGGGTCCGCTCGTGCTACCGAACGCCTGGGACGCTGCCAGCGCCGCCACCCTCGTGACGGCGGGGTTTGGCGCCATCGCCACTTCCAGCGGGGCCATCTCGCGCTCCCTCGGGTACTCCGACGGCGAGGGCACGCCCCCGGCAGAGGCGTTCGCGGCCACCGCGCGCATCGTCGCGGGAGCGACCGCGGCGCGGGGCCCGGGGCTGGCTCCGGTGCTGGTCACGGCGGACATCGAGACCGGCTACGGCCTGAGCGCAGATGCCCTGGTGGAGCGGTTGGTCAGGGCCGGCGTGGTCGGCTGCAACCTAGAAGACAGCGACCCGCGAACCGGGCAGTTGGTGCCCGCGGAGCAGCAGGTCGAGCGGATCGGTGCCGTCGTGCGCGCCGCGCGAGCGGCCAACACCGGCCTGGTGGTCAACGCCCGCGTCGACGTGCACGTGCGGCAGGACGGGCCGGAGGCGACGCGACTGGAACGGTCCATGGGGCGCGCCCGCCGCTACCTGGCCGCCGGCGCTGACTGCGTGTTCCCCATCATGCTCAGCGAAGACGCCGACATCGGAGCGTACGTGAAGGGCGTGGGAGGCCCCGTCAACGTCATGGCGCGTCCCAGCACCCCGGGTCTGGGGCGGCTGGCCGAGTTGGGCGTGGCGCGCGTGACGTTCGGCAGCGGGCTCCACCGGGCCGCGCTGGCGGCCCTCGCAGGCGCGGCGGAGACCATCAGGCAGGGCTTGGCGCCGTGGGAAGGCTGAGCCGGCGCCCGCCCGACCCCGCACCGCCGTGACCTGGTGCGGGCCGCTGCGTGAGGTAAGCTTGACCAGTCGAGTCAGGATTGCGGCGCGCGCTGCCGGGCCTGGCTCCGGTAACCGATGACCCGGCCCAGCGTGGGCCCGGATAAGGAAGTACGCTCGTATGTCGTCAGCAGGCACGAGGACAACCTCATGAGGGCGCGGCCAGGTTCGGTAACGGCCGCGGCAAGGTCGGCGGCATGCTGAGCCTCAAGGGCGTCAGCAAGAGCTTCCACGCCAAGCCCGCGCCCGTGCATGCGTTGCGGGACGTCGACCTCGACGTGAGCGCCGGCGGCTTCACGGCCATCCTCGGCGCGTCCGGCTGCGGCAAGACGACGCTGCTCCGCGTCGTGGCGGGCTTCGACCGGCCCGACCGGGGCGAGGTCACGCTGGGCGGCAGGGTCCTCACGAGCGGCGCCACCCAGGTGCCGCCAGAGCGGCGCGGCATCGGCATCGTCCCCCAAGAGGGGGCGCTCTTCCCGCACCTCAGCGTCGGGCAGAACGTGGGCTTCGGCCTTGGGGGCTGGGCCCTCTCCGGCCGCACCCGGCGCCAGCGTTCCGAGCGCGTGCGTCAACTCCTCGAACTCGTTGGCCTTCCCGACCACGAGGCTAGGCGCCCGGAGGAACTGTCGGGTGGTCAGCAGCAGCGCGTGGCCCTTGCCAGGGCCCTGGCGCCGTTCCCCGAGGTGGTGCTGCTCGACGAGCCCTTCTCAGCCCTCGACGCCACGCTGCGCGTCGAGTTGCGCGAGGAGGTCCGCGACCTGCTGCGCTCGCTTGGCACCACGGCGGTACTCGTGACCCACGACCAGGAGGAGGCCCTGTCGTTAGCCGACCACGTGGCAGTCATGCGCCAGGGGCGCGTCGTGCAGGCCGACTCGCCGCACGGAGTTTACGCCAGCCCCGCTGATCAGCAGGTCGCCAGCTTCGTTGGCGAGGCCATATTGCTGCCGGCCATGGTGGCCCCGCCCGGCACCGACCCTGTCCACCCGTGCGTGGAGTGCGCCCTCGGCTGCATCGCTGTGCAAGGCGGCGTCGGGGGTTCCATGCTCGGCAAGTGCATGGTCATGCTGCGGCCCGAACAGTTGGAACTGGCCGACGGCGGCGTCAAGGCGCGCGTGATGAGCACCAGCTTCTTCGGCCACGATAGCGTCGTGCGCCTACGGTTGGGCGTCGATGGCTCGGGTGCGCCGGTGCGGGTGCGGCTGCAGGGCCACTCTGTGCCCCGGGTCGGGACCGTCGTGGGCGTGCGCGTCGCCGAAGGGACCCTAGGGCGCGTAACGACGCATGACCACCAAGAACACGCCACCGCCTGAACGGCACGCCCCACCCGTAGCGCTAGTTCCCCGCCCGAGGATCGTTGGGGCGCGGCCGCCCGCGGCCTTGGCGGTGCCGGCCGTGCTGGTGGCGCTGCTGGCCTTGACGCCCGTCGGCTACCTGCTCTTCCGCGGCGGGATCAGCCTGCCACTGCTCCTTCGCGAACTCTCGAGCCCCACCACCGGCATGCTCATCACCAACACCCTGCTGCTGGCGCTGGGCGTGACACTGACCTGCGCCGGTCTCGGGGTGTCGCTGGCGCTGTTGGTGGTGCGCACCGACCTGCCCGCCAGGCCGCTCCTCACGGTGCTCTTCGCGCTGCCGCTCGGGATCCCGTCGTTCGTAGGTTCGTACACCTGGGTAGCGACCTTCTACGAGCTGGCGCCCCGCTCGACGTTCATCTACGGCCTGCCGGGCGCCGTCATCATCCTCAGCCTCGCCATGTACCCGTACATCTACCTGCCCGTGGTGGCCGCCCTCAGGGGGCTCGACCCGGCGCAGGAGGAGGCCGCGCGCTCCCTCGGCACGGGCGCGGCCGTGGCGTTCTTCCGGGTGACCCTCCCGCAACTGCGGACGGCCATCGCGGGCGGTGGGCTGATCGTCGCCCTACACATGTTCGCGGAGTTCGGTGCCCTCGAGCTTCTCAGGTTCCGGACCCTGACCACCGCCATCGTGCAGCGAGTGACCGTCCTGAGCGCGCCAGAGGCCGCCCGGACCCTCTCGTTGGTCCTCGCTCTCGGTTCGCTCGCGCTGCTGGCGCTCGACCTCAAGGTGAGGGGTCGGCCCAGCGCCGCGCGCACGGGCGGCGGCGTGGCGCGCGCCCCGAGCCTGTGGCGCCTGGGACGCAGCCGCTGGCTGTGGCTTGGCGCGTCGGGGTTCCTGCTCGCGCTCGCGCTCGGAGTGCCGCTGTCCGCCATGGGCGGGGGGTTGGTGCGGTTGCTGCTGCGGCCCGACGCTGCCTTCGACTGGGCGCGCCTCATCGGTGCCACGCAGGACACGGCGCAGTACGCGCTTGCCACCGCGCTGGCGGCGAGCATCGCGGCCATCCCCGTGAGCCTTCTCGCGGTCCGTTACCCGGGCCGACTTGCCATGCTGACGGAGCGTTCCACCTGGATCGCTCACTCGCTGCCGGGCGTCATCGTCTCGCTGGCGCTCGTCTACCTGTCCGTCCGGTGGCTCTACCCGATCTACCAGACGAGCGCCCTGCTGGTGATCGGCTACGTCATCCTCTACCTACCCATCGCGGTAGGGGCGCAGCAGGTGGGGTTCGGGCACGCCTCGCCGCAGTTCGACAACGTGGCGCGCTCGCTGGGCGCGAGATCGCTTGGGACCTTCTTCCGCGTCACGCTGCCGCTGGCCCTGCCCGGGATCGCGGTCGGCGCCATCCTGGTGATGCTGAACGTGGGTAAGGAGCTCACGATGACCCTGCTCCTCCACCCGACGGGCACGCGCACGTTGGCCACGGCCCTGTGGGCGACGACCGAGGGGGAGGTGCTCGACTTCGCGGCGGCCGCCCCATACGCAGTGGCGCTCGTCGCCATCACGGCCATCCCGGCCTTCGTACTGATCCGCCAGACCCTGAGGCGCCCCGCTCGGCGGTGAGCGCGCGCTGGGCCTTGACGGCGGCCCGGCCAGGGTGCGAGACTCCCAACGAATCCTGAGTGAACTACTCCGGATTAGGCGTCAGGTTCGCGCCCCGACGCTCACCCGACCGGAACGGTACTCGTTCTCTCGAAGGCGCACGGTGCCGGAGCCCGGGGCCCGGCAGGAAGAAGGTAAGCAATGCTCGTTCCCACCACGAGGCGCAAGTCGGTCACCTGGCTGGCAACGGCCACGGCAGCGGCCGCGCTCGTCCTCGGCGTCGCCAAGGCGCAGGGCACCACCGCCGCCCCCACGACCCTCACCCTCTACTCCGGCCAGCACGAGACCCTCGCAGGCGCGCTCGCCGCCGGCTTCTTCGAGGCTACCGGTATCAGGGTCGATGTTCGCACGGGGAAGGACGCCGACCTGGTCAACCAGATCATCGAGGAAGGTGGCCGCTCGCCCGCCGACCTGTTCCTCAGCGAGGAGCCCGGCCCGATGAACGCGCTCGCTAGCCGCGGCCTCCTGGCCCCCGTCGACCCGGAGACGCTAGCCAAGGTCCAACCGTCGCTCAACCCCGGGACCGGTGACTGGGTGGCCGTCGCGGCGCGCTCGCGCGTCATCTTCTACAACCCCACGCTCATCGACGAGAGCGCCCTGCCCAAGAGCATCCTCGAGCTCACCGACCCCGCCTGGAAGGGCAAGTTCGCGTACGCCCCGAGCGGCGCGTTCGTCAGCACCGTCACCTACCTCATCAACGCCATCGGCGAGGATCAGACGCTGGCGTGGCTTAAGGGCATCCAGGCGAACGGCCTCAACCTGCAGAAGAACGGCGCCGTCCGCGACGCCGTCGAGGCCGGCCAGGTCGCTTTCGGGCTCAGCAACCACTACTACTGGTACCTACTAGCCCAGAGCCGCGGCGGCGAGGACAAGCTCGCCTCCAGGGTCCACTACATGGGCGGGGGCGACGCCGGCGCGCTCCTTCTCGCCTCTGGCGCTGCGGTCCTCAAGTCGAGCAAGCACCAGGCGGAGGCGCAACGTTTCCTCGCCTGGCTCGCGGACGCGCAGGGCGGCCAACAGGTCATCGCGAACGAGTCGCCCCAGTACCCGCTCGGCCTCGGGGTGAGTAGCCCGCTCGGCCTCAAGCCCATCGAGGAACTCTCCCCGCCGGCCATCGACCAGAACAGCCTGCAGGACCTCGAGAAGGCCAAGGAACTGATCATCCAGGCGGGCATCATCTAGGCCTGGGCCCAGATCCACCGGCGCTGTGCTCCGTTTGGCGGGCGCGGCGCCGGCCCTTCATGCCTGCCCGCGCTTCCCGCCCAGACCCGGGAAGAGCGCCTCTGGCGCCCCGCCACCCGGAGCCCTAGCCTTGTCCCGAACGGCCCGCCGAGGCTTGGCGCGCGGGGGAAGGGGGAAGGCAGGAGGCAGCGGCGCAGGAGCTCAGCTACGGCCACCGAAGTCGGAGCGGGACCTGCGTTCGTTCACTACTTCACCAACCAGAGACCCCCTGCGCGCGCTTGGTTCTCCGACGCCGGCGGAGTAGCTGATGCGCAGGGACCTCCAGGGACGGTCTCAAATCGGGTGAACGCATGCATACGCTTGACAAGCCCCGGGCCGGTTGCATAGACTAATCCTTGCGCTTGCGAACGGCCACCTGGCCGGAAGCCCTGCGGGGTGAGCAAGCCGAGGATCTTGAAAACCCGATAGCAGACAGAATTTCCTGTCGAATTCCTTTACCCAAACTTCCGAGTGATCGGAAGACACATGCCCGGGTAACCGGGTCTTTCGCCGGACCTGCTCGAACCTCGGTGACGAGGCTAGGGTCCGCGGAAGAGGGGTTGACAAGGTCTGCGCGGTCGAGCATAATAGGTATTCGCGCCTGCGGGCGCCGAGAACCTTGAAAACCCGATCGCAAACGGAACCTGTCAATACTTCCAGTGAGACTAAGGTTAGTCAGAGCCATAATTCTGACAACGTCTTGGAGAGTTTGATCCTGGCTCAGGATGAACGCTGGCGGCGTGCCTTAGACATGCAAGTCGAACGAAGCACCTTGCGCAGATCGCTTCGGTGTGAAGCAATAGGTGACTTAGTGGCGAACGGGTGAGTAACACGTGGGTGACCTGCCCCGAAGTGCGGCATAACAGGGGGAAACTCCTGCTAATCCCGCATGTGCTCCCACCTCTTGTGGTGTGAGTAAAGATTTATCGCTTCGGGATGGGCCCGCGGTCCATCAGCTAGTTGGTAGGGTAATGGCCTACCAAGGCTACGACGGATAGCCGGCCTGAGAGGGTGATCGGCCACAGGGGCACTGAGATACGGGCCCCACTCCTACGGGAGGCAGCAGTTAGGAATCTTCCACAATGGGCGAAAGCCTGATGGAGCGACGCCGCGTGAGGGATGAAGGCCTTAGGGTTGTAAACCTCTAAAAGAGGGACGATAATGACGGTACCTCTTGAATAGCACCGGCTAACTCCGTGCCAGCAGCCGCGGTAATACGGAGGGTGCAAGCGTTATCCGGAATCACTGGGCGTAAAGGGCGCGTAGGCGGTCTGTTAAGTCCGATGTTAAATCCCGGGGCTCAACCCCGGATAAGCGTTGGATACTGGCAGGCTAGACGGTTGGAGAGGCGAGTGGAATTACCAGTGTAGCGGTGGAATGCGTAGATACTGGTAGGAACACCCATTGCGAAGGCAGCTCGCTGGACAACACGTGACGCTGAGGCGCGAAAGTGTGGGGAGCAAACCGGATTAGATACCCGGGTAGTCCACACCCTAAACGATGCATACTTGGTGTCGGCCCGTTGGGGTCGGCGCCGGAGCTAACGCGTTAAGTATGCCGCCTGGGAAGTACGGCCGCAAGGTTGAAACTCAAAGGAATTGACGGGGACCCGCACAAGCGGTGGAGCATGTGGTTTAATTCGAAGCAACGCGAAGAACCTTACCAGGCCTTGACATCCTGAGAACCCTCCAGAGACG from Trueperaceae bacterium carries:
- a CDS encoding ABC transporter ATP-binding protein, whose protein sequence is MLSLKGVSKSFHAKPAPVHALRDVDLDVSAGGFTAILGASGCGKTTLLRVVAGFDRPDRGEVTLGGRVLTSGATQVPPERRGIGIVPQEGALFPHLSVGQNVGFGLGGWALSGRTRRQRSERVRQLLELVGLPDHEARRPEELSGGQQQRVALARALAPFPEVVLLDEPFSALDATLRVELREEVRDLLRSLGTTAVLVTHDQEEALSLADHVAVMRQGRVVQADSPHGVYASPADQQVASFVGEAILLPAMVAPPGTDPVHPCVECALGCIAVQGGVGGSMLGKCMVMLRPEQLELADGGVKARVMSTSFFGHDSVVRLRLGVDGSGAPVRVRLQGHSVPRVGTVVGVRVAEGTLGRVTTHDHQEHATA
- a CDS encoding extracellular solute-binding protein, translated to MLVPTTRRKSVTWLATATAAAALVLGVAKAQGTTAAPTTLTLYSGQHETLAGALAAGFFEATGIRVDVRTGKDADLVNQIIEEGGRSPADLFLSEEPGPMNALASRGLLAPVDPETLAKVQPSLNPGTGDWVAVAARSRVIFYNPTLIDESALPKSILELTDPAWKGKFAYAPSGAFVSTVTYLINAIGEDQTLAWLKGIQANGLNLQKNGAVRDAVEAGQVAFGLSNHYYWYLLAQSRGGEDKLASRVHYMGGGDAGALLLASGAAVLKSSKHQAEAQRFLAWLADAQGGQQVIANESPQYPLGLGVSSPLGLKPIEELSPPAIDQNSLQDLEKAKELIIQAGII
- a CDS encoding isocitrate lyase/phosphoenolpyruvate mutase family protein, producing the protein MTNPVTRRADAERFRTLHHGQGPLVLPNAWDAASAATLVTAGFGAIATSSGAISRSLGYSDGEGTPPAEAFAATARIVAGATAARGPGLAPVLVTADIETGYGLSADALVERLVRAGVVGCNLEDSDPRTGQLVPAEQQVERIGAVVRAARAANTGLVVNARVDVHVRQDGPEATRLERSMGRARRYLAAGADCVFPIMLSEDADIGAYVKGVGGPVNVMARPSTPGLGRLAELGVARVTFGSGLHRAALAALAGAAETIRQGLAPWEG
- a CDS encoding iron ABC transporter permease is translated as MTTKNTPPPERHAPPVALVPRPRIVGARPPAALAVPAVLVALLALTPVGYLLFRGGISLPLLLRELSSPTTGMLITNTLLLALGVTLTCAGLGVSLALLVVRTDLPARPLLTVLFALPLGIPSFVGSYTWVATFYELAPRSTFIYGLPGAVIILSLAMYPYIYLPVVAALRGLDPAQEEAARSLGTGAAVAFFRVTLPQLRTAIAGGGLIVALHMFAEFGALELLRFRTLTTAIVQRVTVLSAPEAARTLSLVLALGSLALLALDLKVRGRPSAARTGGGVARAPSLWRLGRSRWLWLGASGFLLALALGVPLSAMGGGLVRLLLRPDAAFDWARLIGATQDTAQYALATALAASIAAIPVSLLAVRYPGRLAMLTERSTWIAHSLPGVIVSLALVYLSVRWLYPIYQTSALLVIGYVILYLPIAVGAQQVGFGHASPQFDNVARSLGARSLGTFFRVTLPLALPGIAVGAILVMLNVGKELTMTLLLHPTGTRTLATALWATTEGEVLDFAAAAPYAVALVAITAIPAFVLIRQTLRRPARR